One Bacteroidota bacterium genomic window carries:
- a CDS encoding ParB/RepB/Spo0J family partition protein: MAKKNSLGRGLGALIESQETAPRPLNHTSYNKPSGVAEIDLDEIDANPYQPRTIFDEEALQELASSIIEIGIIQPVTVREKSDGRYQLISGERRLRASKMAGLKKIPAYIRKANDQNMLEMALVENIQREDLDAIEIAISYQRLIDECSLTQELMSQRVGKKRATVSNYLRLLKLPADIQLGIKERKVTMGHARALVNIEKPQDQLRIFNKIIEQELSVRKVEELVRLHNMPTEDPKPKAQVVKEYESLKQDLVRYFNSRVEFKRDNNGTGKIVIPFQSDEDLERIIAIFDKLNT; encoded by the coding sequence ATGGCGAAAAAGAATTCATTAGGAAGAGGATTAGGGGCTTTGATTGAAAGTCAGGAAACGGCACCACGTCCGCTAAACCATACAAGTTATAACAAACCCAGTGGAGTGGCCGAAATTGATTTGGATGAAATAGATGCCAACCCATACCAGCCGCGTACTATATTCGACGAAGAAGCCTTACAGGAACTAGCCTCTTCCATAATAGAAATTGGTATTATCCAGCCCGTTACAGTGCGCGAGAAAAGCGATGGCAGATACCAGCTTATTTCTGGTGAACGCCGCCTGCGCGCCTCAAAAATGGCTGGTCTGAAAAAAATACCCGCATACATTCGCAAGGCCAACGACCAGAACATGCTAGAAATGGCACTGGTGGAAAACATACAACGCGAAGACCTCGATGCCATCGAAATAGCTATCAGTTACCAACGCTTAATCGATGAGTGTAGCCTAACGCAAGAACTCATGAGCCAGCGCGTAGGAAAAAAGAGAGCTACTGTAAGTAATTACCTTCGTCTGTTAAAATTACCTGCCGACATTCAGTTGGGTATTAAAGAAAGAAAGGTCACCATGGGCCATGCACGTGCCCTGGTAAATATTGAAAAACCACAAGACCAATTACGAATTTTCAACAAAATTATAGAGCAGGAACTTTCGGTGCGCAAGGTAGAAGAACTGGTAAGGTTACATAACATGCCTACCGAAGATCCAAAGCCGAAAGCCCAGGTGGTAAAGGAATACGAAAGCCTGAAGCAGGATCTGGTTCGGTACTTTAATTCGCGAGTAGAGTTTAAACGCGACAATAATGGCACAGGTAAAATCGTTATCCCATTTCAATCAGACGAGGATTTGGAGCGAATTATTGCTATTTTTGACAAGCTTAATACCTGA